The genomic stretch TGAATATGAAGATCATTTAAATCATCATTGTGAAGCAGGAAAATGGCCGCTTGTTGCACTTCCAGCCGATCAACAATGTTTTCAATAATTTTATCCAATAACTCGTTAAAATCACCCGTACCTGCACGCATGATTTCATTTAACTCTGCAAGCCCTTCTGCCATCCATGCTCTTCGCATTTCAATTTCGGAGGCTTCCTTCAATTGATTGCGCATGTGCAGGAGCGCGTGACCCTGAACATCATTCGAGCTTAGTGGCTTGTACGGTTGATCAAAATTGCCTTTGCCGATTTCTTCCACAAAGGTTGACGTGTGACGAAATCCGTCTACCATAAATCGTAAAGCCTGCATCATTTCACCTACTGCATTGGATGGAAATTTCATCTTGAGCTCAGGTAATTCTCCTTTGCCCATTTGCATAATTATACTTCGTACCTGCAGGATAGGAAAAATAATAGAACGGCTTATCACAAAACCGGCAAATAAAATGGAGCAGATAATTAAAAGCGCAATTCCAAGCACGATGACCATGAGCGTGTTGAAACTGTACAACATTTGATCTTGTTGCTGTGCCGCCAAACCTGATCTTGCGGCCAGAATCTCTTTTAGTTCTTCTGTAATTACTTCTGATCTGGGTATTATTTCTCTTTCCAGAATTTCTTCTGCAGCAAATCTTTTTACCGGATCCTGATAGTCTTCAAAAGTAATCAGTTGTCTCATGATTTGTGAATGATACCCGGTCAGAATATCATATTCTTTGAAAATCCGATCCATTTTTGCGACATGTGCAGTGTCTTGCCAATGTGTCATTAGCCCTTTTAACCGGCCTCTTAGTTCGATATAGGAATAGTTGTTTAACTGCTTAAGACTGTCTTTGTCGGATTGGTTGTTTGGCAGATACACCCAGTTCGTAGCCAGCATTCTCGAGCGCGTAACGAGAAGATTGAAACGCGATATGGAGTTCAGGGAGGGATTGGTATTGTTTACCAGTTCGCTCGTGATATTATGACTTTTCTTTATCGTGTACGTGCTGAACACAGCATTTACAATCGCAATAGCAATGACCACGAAAAATACAATGTAAATTTTCTTGTCAATTTTTTTAAAGGACCTTGGCTGTTTCATAGTTATTTAGCGGCTGTTGTTTGCAAGATTAATAAGGTGGTTTGAAACCTTAAGTCCCTGCTTTTTTAAAGCGGAGTTGTTAAGTTCAAATCTTAAGTGATTATCTTTTTCAATAATATTTATTCCGGATCCTTTTCCAATCATTCCTTTGCCCTCAGAAATAATGAGTAGCCCTTTGTCTGAATATTGGTCTAGAATTTTATTTATTTTGTCACTGTTGCTTGCGGGAATAAAAAGAATGTGGCTGCTTGTAATTTCAGATAAATCATGAATTACTTTTATTTCAACTGTTCTGTCGAACACTTTTCGGCCCTTCATAATTTCTTCCAGCTTTTCTTTGACAGGCGAATTACCAATAATACCAATGGTAAATTTTGAATGCTGCTGCATATGCGTAGGCCATTCAATATGTTTAGTGAAGTTATAGATGAAAAGCGCCTTGAGTGTATTTTCATCAGAGGTACTATTGTTTTGAAAAGGTATACCGGCCCCACAAAATACGATCATAGAAAACAGCAGAAAGGCTATTTTTCTAATGAAACGAATTGGAGGTGTGGTTTGCACGGGAAGAATTACTTTTTAGAAGTTCTGGTAGGTAATGCGTAGTTGATATTCACGTTGCATGCCCGGTAAAGGCGCGTGATTGCTATTGTAGGGTTGGATAAACCACTCTTGCTGATCCAGAATATTCCGGACACTAAACCTTGCGCTTAAGCCTTTGATTTTAATGAAACGATATTCAAGATGTGTATTTACAAGATGAAATCCGGGATAGGTTTTATATATCGCCTCCTGGCTGGTTTCATCAACAGCATGGATTCCATACCTTTGTGATATCCACGAATAACTTCCGCCAATTTGAATGGCAGGATGAATCATATAGTTGAAGGAAGTGTTGATTTTGTATTTGGCCAGTCCGGGATGATAGCCTTCCTGCCCGGGTACACTGTAAATATCCACTCCATTTTCATTATTGGCGGTATAGAAAGACGAGTTGAATTGAATTCCGCCCCATTTTTTCTTGAGCTGAATAACGGATTCAAATCCACTTGTTCCGGTAGAGTTATAATTAGTATAGGCATCACTGTTATAGAGTGTATCGAAGTAGTAAACAATCGGATCATTGGTTGTGATGTGGAAGGCATTTAAAGTGAAGTATATATCACTGGTCAGTTTAATGCCCGCTTCCAATTCGTAAACGTTGGTGTATTCCGGTTGAATATTTGTTGATAGATCTATGTTTTGTGTACTAGGGGCTCTGAATGCCCGGCTGTATAGTGCTTTTAAATGGAATTTGTTAAATTCACGTGTAATTCCAATGCGGGGCACAAATGAGTTTTCATAGCGCTTGTTATGATTGAAACGTATGCCTGTAATGATATTGGCCCATGTTGCTGCATATAGTACCTGCCCATAGGCTGCAAGATTATCATTGGTGAATTGATGGGTTCCGGTGGTTTGAAAAATTTCACCTTCCAGTTCATTGGTTGATTCGTTTCTGTTCCATGTGATACCTCCTGATAAATTCAATTCTTTGTTAAAGTCATACGAAGTATTTAAAGCAGCCTGATATCCAATGGTAGTAATCAGAAAGGGTTCGTTGTAACTGTTTACTTTGGAAGTGGGTGTGCTCCAAGGGCTTTGCCGGGAAATTTGAATACTGGGGATTAACTTGAACTTATTTCCTTTCTTCCATTCATATTTAGTTTCAATAGCGTTGCTTGTGAAGTTCATCCATTCAGCACTTTCGCCAATTTCGATGTACTCATCTCTGCTCTTTACCTGATAATTGTCGCTGATAAGACGAACATAGAGATTCCCAATATTTCCACCGGCATTGAGAAAGTAACTTCGGATATTACTTTGTCCCTGCATAGAATAGGAGGAACCATAAACATCACTATAATTCTGATGACTTCTTTGTGACTCGGACCCATTGAACTTTATTGAAAATGCACCCTTAGTTCCTGCATGGCCACCATATAAACTAAAAGTTTTCCTTCCAAAATCTTTTGCAGTGGTGCTCTGATAGGCCGTCGCTGATGTTTCAAATTTCGTTTTTGGATGGCGTGTGATAATATTTATGACAGCATAAGCTGCAAATCCGCCATGCAAAGCGGAGCCCGGGCCTCTGATGATTTCTATCCTTTCAACGTTTTCGACGGGATAATGATTGCCAAATTGGAGTGTGGAGTAAAGACTCTCGTTCATCTCCCTGCCGTCAATGAATAAAACTACCTTGCCCTCGTGTGCCCAATTCCCTCTTATTCCCAGTCCAACTATTCCCTCTACATCGGCACCAAATTCAAATCCGGGTACCAAACGCAATACTTCCATAAGGTCGCGGGCTCCCTGATTTCGGATATCCTCAGCTGTAATGTAAGTTACGATTCCGGGCGATTGCCGTGGTGTCAGTTCTTTTATTGAGGCCACCGTGATCTTGATGTTCATCAATTCCTCCAAACTCAGTGAATCAAATGATGGTGACATAACCGCTTGATTCTGACCATGAGCAGGTTGGTTAAGCAGCAGTACTAGCAGGGCTAAGAAGCGATAGAAATGAATCATGGAGTTGATTTTAGCATTCCCTGTTTACGATGAAAAGGAAGAAAGGTTATAAAAGAAAAGGGCCCTTTTCGGAGCCCTTTTTCAAATACATTTCTGAGTGTTTTACCTGAATAAGGTAATACTTCCTTTAAAGGAGGAGTCTACGATTTTTAACACATAAAAATAAGTTCCGGTAGGACATAGTTCACCATCAGAATCCTTACGTCCATTCCAGCAATGTTGTGACCCGGTACTCTTAAAAACCATCTCCCCCCAGCGATTGTAAACGTACCAGGTGCTGCAATCCGTAAAATTCAATTTCTTTCTCAAATCAAAGCATTCATTGATATCATCTCCATTCGGACTAAATGAATTAGGAAGCCCTTTCAGATATTCTTCAAGTTCATCAAATTGCACCGGCAACAGAAGTGTGTCTGCACATTGGTTATTCTTGGCAATTAGGGTGATGTTGATGTTAGCACCAAAGGGATACAAGTACCCCGGTTCAAAAGCTGTGCTGGAATTTCCATCTCCAAAATTCCATTGATAATTCAGAGCATTTGTACTAAGGTTGATCGTTTTAATTCGTACACCGTCACAATTAAATCTTGTAAATGTGGTATCCAGTTCAAATAATGCATCCGGTTGATCATTGATGGAAATGAACAGATCATCTTCATCCGTGCATCCATTTATATCTGTAACCGTAACCGTATAAGTAGTGGGTGAACCCGGAGTGGCAATAGGATTGGCTATCGCGGGGTTATTCAACCCTGTGGCCGGTGACCATTGATAGGAGACACCACCTGATGCCTGCAATACAATACTACTACCGTTACATATTATTGTATCTGCTCCTGTTTGTGCAGTAGGAAGCGGGTTGACTGTGACGAGAACCTGATCACTGTTTTTACAGCCATTGGAGTCAGTTACAAGAACAGTATAAGTAATTGTAGTGACCGGGTTAGCAGTAGGAGTTGAAATAAAGGAATTGTCAAGTCCTGTATTCGGGCTCCAGATATAAATACTTCCTCCGGTGGCATTTAACTGGGTGGAACTGCCAATACAAATATCAACATCACTACCGGCAGAGACTATCGGTAATGGATTAACGAAAAGAGTAACAGTATCGGTGTTTTTACATCCATTTCCATCCGTTACCAGCACCGTGTAGGTGGTCGTAGCAGAGGGTATAGCAATTGGATTTGCTATGCCGGGATTGCTTAACCCCGTAGCCGGGCTCCATTGATAAGAGATGCCGCCTGATCCATTTAGCAGTGTGGAATCACCTATACAAATACTGTTATCGCTACCCGCGTTTGCATTGGGAAGCGGGTTCACGGTGAGAGAGTAGGTGACCGGTGCTCCTGTACAGCCAAAACTGTTGGTTTCCGTCACAGTAATTATGGTTGTTCCTGATGTGTTCCAGTTTGCACTGACAGTGTTAGAGCCGTTGCCACTTAAAATGGATCCGCCACTATTGGTCCATTGATACGTAGATCCGGAAGTGTTGGTAACACTGAAGTTACCGGTATCGCTTTCGCAGATGGAAGTATTCCCGGTAATTGCACCTGTTGCAGGAACGGGGTTAATGGTGATATAAATGGTATCCGAAATTCCAAAACAAACGGTATCCACAGTTGTACTCGTTTCCTCGTACCATAATGCAACAGTAGCGGGACCCGGTGTGGTCCAGTCAACTGTTACGATTCCTGTACCATTTCCGCTTATAATATTTCCGCCATTAGCAAACCAATTGTAAACAGAGCCCGGAGTATTCAGACTGGTATAGACTTGCCCTTGTGCCTGATTCGCACATAAAGTAGCAGGACCTGAAGGTGCAGCAGGTGTCA from Bacteroidota bacterium encodes the following:
- a CDS encoding YfiR family protein; this translates as MQTTPPIRFIRKIAFLLFSMIVFCGAGIPFQNNSTSDENTLKALFIYNFTKHIEWPTHMQQHSKFTIGIIGNSPVKEKLEEIMKGRKVFDRTVEIKVIHDLSEITSSHILFIPASNSDKINKILDQYSDKGLLIISEGKGMIGKGSGINIIEKDNHLRFELNNSALKKQGLKVSNHLINLANNSR
- a CDS encoding TonB-dependent receptor plug domain-containing protein — its product is MIHFYRFLALLVLLLNQPAHGQNQAVMSPSFDSLSLEELMNIKITVASIKELTPRQSPGIVTYITAEDIRNQGARDLMEVLRLVPGFEFGADVEGIVGLGIRGNWAHEGKVVLFIDGREMNESLYSTLQFGNHYPVENVERIEIIRGPGSALHGGFAAYAVINIITRHPKTKFETSATAYQSTTAKDFGRKTFSLYGGHAGTKGAFSIKFNGSESQRSHQNYSDVYGSSYSMQGQSNIRSYFLNAGGNIGNLYVRLISDNYQVKSRDEYIEIGESAEWMNFTSNAIETKYEWKKGNKFKLIPSIQISRQSPWSTPTSKVNSYNEPFLITTIGYQAALNTSYDFNKELNLSGGITWNRNESTNELEGEIFQTTGTHQFTNDNLAAYGQVLYAATWANIITGIRFNHNKRYENSFVPRIGITREFNKFHLKALYSRAFRAPSTQNIDLSTNIQPEYTNVYELEAGIKLTSDIYFTLNAFHITTNDPIVYYFDTLYNSDAYTNYNSTGTSGFESVIQLKKKWGGIQFNSSFYTANNENGVDIYSVPGQEGYHPGLAKYKINTSFNYMIHPAIQIGGSYSWISQRYGIHAVDETSQEAIYKTYPGFHLVNTHLEYRFIKIKGLSARFSVRNILDQQEWFIQPYNSNHAPLPGMQREYQLRITYQNF